GTTCATCTATCTTCTTCGAAACGTGGGAGTGAGGAAACAGGAGGAGATCAAGAAATTTCTGGTCATCCGTAAGCCCCTCACACTCAGAAGAGGAGACAAGAGTATAAGTGTATATCCCTCGCGAGAGTTGAAGATCACCTACAGGGTCCATTTCAATCATCCCCTCGTCTCACATCAGAGCTTTGTCCTCTGTTTTTCTGGTCCCACATATATTAAAGAAATCAGCAGGGCTCGGACGTTCGGTTTTCTTAAAGATGTAGAAACGTTGAAAAACAATGGCTTCGCCCGCGGCGGCTCCCTGGACAATGCCATTGTCCTTGATAATTACCGGGTTCTAAACACGGATGGCCTCAGATATGAAGATGAGTTCGTACGCCACAAGATCCTGGATTTGATGGGTGATCTCTATCTTTTTGGCATGCCCATCATCGGACATTTTGTAGCGGACAAATCTGGCCACACCCTCAATCACGCTCTTTTAAAAAGACTGCACAACCACAGGGCCTGCTGGACCGTTGTCAAATTCACGGACCAGTATGCCTGCACCTTGTCTCAGATAAAAGTCCCCAAGTTTCCACTACCACATGCTGTGCCGGCCTGATGCCGGTTTCTGTGTGACCTTGGTAAAGTTATTTCCAGAAGGCCAATCATCTCCATCCAACAATCCTTGTCCGGCAGTGCGATGAGTCGTCGCGCCTTGCCATACTTGCTTGCCAGATTTTGAAATGGAAATGGCAGTGTCAAAGGCAGGGCAACAGCTTGTGCGCTGGGCCGGAAATTCTACACCTTTGAACCTGAGGCGCAGCAGTGCATTGATTTTTTTGAATTTCCCTGTGCCGCCCTGGTCGCAAGGAGCTTGTTGAAGTCATAGTCGCTGATTACCATCGGCAAATTCACCGACGCCAGCTGCAGTCTGCCTCTGGCGTCATTTGGCAAAGATGCAAGCCAGCTAACTATCATCTTGAAAACTTGACATTTCTCCGCTAACATTCCAGGTTGATTATGTTCAAGCAAGCGGAAGTCAGAGATAAAATAGGTCTTCAGATGAAAACGTGAGCAAGAGTTTGAATGGTAGAGGAAAAGAAAACTGGGATTGCCAGCAGATTAATTTCTTGTGGCAAATGTAATAACGGTGACTAGCTCTATGTGCAGGCACAGGCGCACTCGAACTCTTATAGCTCTGGTGCTGATTACCTCGCTCCTGTTCTCTTATACCTCTACCCTGGCGGCTGCCGAGGCAACTTTGTCCGAATTCATAGTCACCAATACTCGAGATCACTTGCTGATCTATTTTAGAATCAACGGTTGCTTCACTCCCGAGATGGATGAGGCCATTCTCAATGGCATCCCCACTACTTTCACTATACTGATACGGCTCTATAGGACGAGGTCCTTCTGGTTCGACGAGACGATTACCTCACTTGGCATCGAGCACACAATTAAGTATGATGCGCTCAGAAATGAATTCAGGGTCACGCGTTCAGAAGCCAATGACGGTGACACCGTGTTCAAGAATTTCGCTGCTGCTAAAAAGGCTATGGCAGAAATAAAGAATATACCGGTCGCTTCTTTGAGCAGCCTGCGAAAACACATGAAATATCAATTGCGAGTGAAAGCAGAACTGGAAAAGGTACGCTTGCCGTTGTTTCTCCATTATGTCTTCTTTTTTGTATCTCTTTGGAACTTCGAGACTGACTGGTATACAATAGATTTTACTTATTGATTCAGAACTCGGTTTACTGCGGCAACACCTCTTGTGAGTTGGATTGTCTATGCTAAAGTACAAACTTGAGCTGAAGACCTTTGTCAACATCAGTCTCAGCAGTCGATAGCAACGACTTTCGAGGTCTTGCCGGAAATGGCAGTCCATGCCAGTGCCCCGAGACAGAGGCCGCTTCATGATATTTAGCCGAGAAAAAGATCCCAGCAAGGAAACCAGACGGCGGAAACGCGAAGGGTTGATTATCCTGGCAACCATACCGGTTATCTTTTTCCTGACCTACCTGGAAAGTCATCTTTTTCAATTCGGCAGCAAGCTCCCCCTGGGCAGCAATATTCTCATCTTCGCCCTGATGAACGTCAATGTGATTCTGCTGTTGCTTCTTCTTTACCTGGTGACTCGCAATGTGGTGAAACTGATCTTCGAGAGGAAAAGAAACATCTTCGGTCACCGGGTGCGCACCAAGCTGGTAATCGCCTTCGTGGCCCTTTCTATTGTGCCAACCGTTATCCTGTTTGGCCTGGCCAGTCAATTCATCTCCACCAGCATGGAATACTGGTACAACATCCAGGTTGAGCAATCACTGAAAAAATCCCTCGAGGTCAGTAAACGGGTATATGACGATGCCATCAAGCACGGCTTCACTGCAGGGAAGCTGGTGGCTGACCAACTGGGCAGGAGGGATCACCTGTTTGCCGCAGGTGGCAAACAACTGTCCAGACTGCTCGAACAATTTCGTCCGGGACAACAGCTAGATTGTCTTGCTGTCTACAGTACGCCATCCGCAAGGGTTCAGGCTGCTGCTCTTCCTGATACTACTAGCTTCTTCACTGCAAATCAGTCGTTGCAAACCGCTATCAAAGGTGTATTCAAGACTGGTGAACCTGTCAGTCAGGTCATCTCCAGATCTCAAGGTGATCTGGTCTGTACCTTGACACCGGTATTCCAACAGGCCCAGAAAAACAAGATCATTGCCCTGGTGCTCACCGGCAGATTACTGCCCCGTGATCTGGTCGACACTATGGCAGAAATCTCCAGAGGCTTTGAAAATTATCAGCAAATGAAAATGCTGAAAAATCCAATCAAATTCAGTCACCTTGTGAT
The nucleotide sequence above comes from Deltaproteobacteria bacterium. Encoded proteins:
- a CDS encoding UDP-3-O-acyl-N-acetylglucosamine deacetylase; amino-acid sequence: MHLHQRTVNGEICCTGIGLHSGKKITLSIKPLPPNSGIRFYRKDQPNCPYIPARLENVVDTRLATTIGENGYIVSTVEHLLSAFAGMGIDNALVELNGPEVPIMDGSAGPFIYLLRNVGVRKQEEIKKFLVIRKPLTLRRGDKSISVYPSRELKITYRVHFNHPLVSHQSFVLCFSGPTYIKEISRARTFGFLKDVETLKNNGFARGGSLDNAIVLDNYRVLNTDGLRYEDEFVRHKILDLMGDLYLFGMPIIGHFVADKSGHTLNHALLKRLHNHRACWTVVKFTDQYACTLSQIKVPKFPLPHAVPA
- a CDS encoding DUF4390 domain-containing protein, whose protein sequence is MCRHRRTRTLIALVLITSLLFSYTSTLAAAEATLSEFIVTNTRDHLLIYFRINGCFTPEMDEAILNGIPTTFTILIRLYRTRSFWFDETITSLGIEHTIKYDALRNEFRVTRSEANDGDTVFKNFAAAKKAMAEIKNIPVASLSSLRKHMKYQLRVKAELEKVRLPLFLHYVFFFVSLWNFETDWYTIDFTY